A single Musa acuminata AAA Group cultivar baxijiao chromosome BXJ2-1, Cavendish_Baxijiao_AAA, whole genome shotgun sequence DNA region contains:
- the LOC103995425 gene encoding subtilisin-like protease SBT5.3, translating into MDVKTMFLNDNLEEEVYMIQPKGFMSKESLDKNAVVAGKKPYIVYLGAHSHGPQATVEDYARATDSHYELLGSLLGRYLREKAGETIFYSYNKHINGFAATLEEEEATLIREHPGVLSVFESINYELQTTRSWAFLHVEGDDGSVSNSSIWTAAKYGSDSIIANIDSGVWPESASFKDDGFGDVPTRWKGECQKDPTDGVTCNKKLIGAKSFYHGFEAANNVTLNVTSPRDHNGHGTHTLSTAAGNFVPDVEVLGNAKGTAKGGSSHARVAAYKVCWNLCDEPNAPPTASCSGQCNGADLLAAFDAAIQDGVDVISVSLGGGAGSVDYFSDSSAIGAFHAVAKGITVACSAGNSGPFLLGAVNNAAPWVITVAASTIDRDFKQTITSTNNKQIQGRSFTLKSLDTGKKYTLIRAVDVIAANASEDDATLCEPHSIDAAKVEGKIVLCQRGPPPPLLDDFPQVPGAAGTIVIDNNKRGDNFLMTAFMDQAHLLISEKDGQALQSNIRDSKSNDLSISGPTTELKTGRQAPAVAYFSSPGPNYHNPLITKPDVAAPGVNILAAYSQAPKKDKDFLNPSVPYHLLSGTSMACPHVAGVVGLLKTLHPDWSPAAIKSAILTTATILDDAGNPIKNFMGSQTDPWRFGAGNIQPNSAMDPGLVYDLKPTDFLDLLCSMGYNSTQLAHFTDPPYACPKQKIEEHNLNYPMIAIRYPTTTATATRTVKNVGPPGTYKVQVTQPVGITLSVTPSILEFKSVGEEKTYTVEAKPNKPNQKPINVLGYITWSDGTRNVRSNIIVLDRW; encoded by the exons atggacgtgaaaactatgttcctcaatgacaacctcgaggaagaggtgtatatgatacaacctaagggatttaTGTCTAAAGAAAGTTTAGATAAG AATGCAGTGGTCGCCGGCAAGAAG CCTTATATTGTGTACCTTGGTGCACACTCTCATGGCCCCCAAGCTACTGTAGAAGATTACGCTCGAGCCACAGACTCTCACTACGAGCTGCTGGGATCTCTGCTGGGAAGGTACCTAAGA GAGAAGGCTGGGGAAACCATCTTCTACTCCTACAACAAGCATATCAATGGGTTTGCCGCAacactggaagaagaagaagcgactCTGATCAGAG AGCATCCTGGTGTTTTATCCGTGTTTGAGAGCATCAACTACGAGCTGCAGACTACACGGTCATGGGCCTTCCTTCACGTGGAAGGAGACGACGGTAGTGTGTCGAATTCGTCCATTTGGACCGCAGCGAAGTATGGCAGCGACTCCATCATCGCTAATATCGACTCCG GTGTGTGGCCTGAGTCGGCGAGCTTCAAAGACGATGGCTTCGGCGACGTCCCAACGAGGTGGAAAGGAGAGTGCCAAAAAGATCCGACAGATGGAGTTACTTGCAACAA GAAACTCATCGGAGCGAAGTCATTCTATCACGGCTTCGAGGCCGCAAACAACGTGACGCTCAATGTGACGTCCCCGCGCGACCACAACGGGCACGGCACCCACaccctctccaccgccgccggcaACTTCGTCCCCGACGTTGAGGTCCTCGGCAACGCCAAGGGAACGGCCAAGGGCGGCTCCTCGCACGCCCGCGTCGCGGCATACAAAGTGTGCTGGAACCTGTGCGACGAGCCCAACGCGCCTCCCACCGCCAGCTGCAGTGGTCAGTGCAACGGCGCCGACTTGCTCGCGGCCTTCGACGCCGCCATCCAAGACGGCGTCGACGTCATCTCCGTCTCTCTCGGAGGCGGCGCGGGAAGCGTGGATTACTTCAGCGACAGCTCCGCGATCGGTGCGTTTCACGCTGTTGCCAAAGGCATCACCGTGGCGTGCTCAGCCGGCAACAGCGGTCCTTTCCTTTTAGGGGCCGTGAACAACGCCGCCCCCTGGGTGATCACCGTGGCCGCCAGCACCATCGACAGGGACTTCAAACAGACCATTACTTCCACCAACAACAAGCAGATACAG GGGAGGAGCTTCACGCTGAAATCTCTTGATACAGGGAAGAAATACACATTGATCAGAGCTGTCGACGTCATAGCTGCTAATGCTTCCGAGGATGACGC CACGTTGTGCGAGCCGCATTCCATCGATGCTGCAAAGGTGGAGGGCAAGATCGTCTTGTGCCAGCGTGGTCCTCCGCCGCCTCTACTAGACGACTTCCCTCAGGTGCCTGGCGCCGCCGGAACGATTGTCATCGACAACAATAAACGCGGCGACAACTTCCTGATGACCGCCTTCATGGACCAGGCGCATCTGCTGATCTCCGAAAAAGATGGTCAAGCTCTTCAATCGAACATCCGTGACTCCAA ATCAAATGACCTTTCGATCTCCGGGCCGACGACGGAGCTAAAGACGGGCCGGCAGGCGCCTGCGGTGGCCTACTTCTCTTCTCCTGGACCCAATTACCATAACCCACTGATCACAAAG CCCGACGTCGCTGCACCGGGAGTGAACATTCTTGCTGCCTACAGTCAAGCTCCAAAGAAAGATAAGGATTTTCTCAATCCTTCCGTTCCTTATCATCTGTTATCTGGCACTTCGATGGCGTGCCCTCATGTTGCCGGCGTCGTCGGTCTCCTCAAAACTCTCCATCCAGATTGGAGCCCTGCTGCCATTAAATCCGCAATTTTAACTACCG CAACAATTCTGGACGACGCAGGGAATCCGATTAAGAACTTTATGGGATCACAAACCGATCCATGGAGATTCGGAGCTGGGAACATTCAGCCGAACAGTGCGATGGATCCGGGTTTGGTGTACGACCTGAAGCCCACCGACTTCTTGGACCTGCTGTGCTCGATGGGATATAACTCAACTCAGCTCGCCCACTTCACCGACCCGCCCTATGCGTGCCCGAAGCAGAAGATCGAGGAGCACAACCTGAACTACCCCATGATAGCCATCCGCTACCCCACGACGACGGCGACCGCGACGCGCACCGTGAAGAACGTCGGCCCGCCTGGCACGTACAAGGTGCAGGTCACGCAGCCCGTCGGGATCACACTGTCGGTGACTCCGTCGATCCTCGAGTTCAagagcgtcggggaggagaagacgTACACCGTGGAGGCGAAGCCGAACAAACCCAATCAGAAACCCATCAACGTTCTTGGGTACATCACGTGGTCGGATGGCACCCGCAACGTGAGAAGCAACATCATAGTTCTGGATCGTTGGTAG